Part of the Nicotiana sylvestris chromosome 2, ASM39365v2, whole genome shotgun sequence genome, TAAACAAGTGAATATGTCTCCACAAGATTTGTCTCAACCAACGCTTTTGCCAAGTCACTAATTCCTTTCAAATCTGAGAATCTAGGGTCATCATGTTGCATGTGCAATATGAAAGTGTCAAGTTGGTGACTAAGATCTCGAAGCTTCAATTCGCCAAACTCATCTGGATAATACTTGGCCAAGGTCATTATTCTTTATTTATCAAAATTAGCAAACGAGTTAGCCAGATTCAAGCTAGCCATATCAAGAAGCAAGTTACCACTAACAACATCAAAATGACAGTTAAGCTCCTGAACTTGCAAATCGATCACTGTATAAAAAATCTCAACACGTAAGTGATGTGAATAAGTAACACTAGAAGACCTACGCTTCGACTTTCCAGGAATATAGAATTCTTCCATATTAGGCACCAAAATGTCATGTTTAGTACAAAACAAATATACTTCATCCATTAATGGTTTTCATCCTTCATCTCTCATTTGTTGCAACCTTTCCTTTGTAAGGTCAAGAAATAACATGGCATTGAAAATATCTTGCTCTTTCTTGTATAAAGCTTTACTCAGCTCGTTAGACATCAACAATACCTTCAACATCAAGTGAAGCAAGAACACAAATTCAAATGAATTGATTTTACTCAAAAAAGCTTCTGCTTGCAATCTATCATTAGCTTCTTGATCTTCATATTCAATCACCCCAAGCACATGAACAATAGATGCAAATAAAACAACAAAGTTATCTAATATTTTACAATGTGATCCTCAACAAGTGTCACTTGGCCTTTGAAGCTCTCGCTCTTGATTTAATCCTTTCCCACTTTGAACTTCACCACTCTCTAGCAATTGCTCCAATAATTTGGCATGATGATCCCGAAGTTGATCTATACGTTTAAAGGATGCTCCAATCACATTCAAAACATTAGCAACTATAGCAAAGAAAGTCTCCACCTCCTTATATTTTTTAACAACCGCTACAAGCGTCAACTGTAATTGATGAGCGAAACAATGAATGCAATGTGCCGAAGGAGTTTCTTGCAAAATTAAAGCTTTAAGACCATTCATTTTTCCTTGCATATTACTAGCTCCATCATAGCCCTGTCCACGTATTTTGAATGGATTTAATGAGTGTTTCATAAGCAAAGAAAGTATTGCTTCCTTCAACGACTTTGCGAAGGTATCATGAACACGAACAAGACCAATAAATGGCTTGTTCACTTGGACTTTTTTGTCAACATACCGCAAAGAAAGGGCCATTTGTAATATCCTTGGACTCATCAACTAATATCCCGAAATAATCCCCATCCAAATCATTGATTATAGCTTTCACGGTTTCTTGTGCACAAGCACTCACAACGTCCTTTTGAATTTTTGGCGAAGTCATCATATCATTTTTTGGAGCATGTTTCAATATGACTCTATCTACTTCAGGGAGCCTCTTTGCAAGCCATACTAAAAGCCCTAGAAAAAGGCCTTTGTTTTTTGAAGAATCATTTTCATCATGACCTCGAAAAGACAATCCAAAATACAAGAGAAACCTTACAACATTGATTGATACATTTAAACGAATTCGGTGCTCATTTCTTTGTTTCTCAGATTGCTTATCAAAAGCAACTTGAATTGATTGGGATTGATTTGATAAGTCTAGCATCTTGTTGAAACACTTGTGGTGGAGGCTATTTACTTTACCAACATGTAAATCAAGTCTTTCCGAAGCTTTATTCCAAGCCTTAAAGCCCGTTTTTGTGAAAGAGTCACCCGTGCTTCCATGAACATAATCATTTTTGAATAAATAACAACATAAACAAaatgcagcatctttcttcacaCTATACTCCAACCATCTAGAATAGGAACATTTAAACCAACCCGAACTAAATTGACGCATTTTATTCTCGAATAAAGTTTTAGGAAATTTATGATCAACCGGTTGGCAAGGTTCATTTTGAATGTAGTGTCTTCTTACGCCATCCCGTATTCTAAGACTATATTTATCAATGGGTACTCTCTCTCTAGGGTCGGGATTGAGTAATTTCTCATCAAACTCATCTATAAGATGAGAGGAATTGTTTCTAAGACTAGAACTTGGTTGAGAAGAATTAAACTTCGTCAAACATACGTCCAtctcaattcacaagaacaagaACTTCCTACAAAAAATGAGTTCAATAAATTTAATAGTCTATCAAGAATAGAAATTCATCAAATGCAAAAAGGGTCAAAGCAGAAACCACAGCAAAGCAAAAATTTCAAGCAGAAACCATAGCAAAGCAAAGCAGAAACCCAATATACAGAGATTTCATCCATAAGTAATTGGATGTTAGCAGAGCTAAGTATCATATGACAGTGATTAATTTATTGAAAAGTTAGCAAAAATAAAATGGCTGCGATTCTGACTTTTAAAGGCCCGTAATCATCAACAAGGCCAATTACAATCAACGAAGTTAATAGATGTACGTATTCATCATTTTATAATTAGAATGCGGgcgtatttttatttatttatttataacatTAGAGAAAATTTGATTTAATTACCAGTGGCAAACCAAAATTTTGGGGATTCTTGAACCAAAAATTTTAAACCTAAATAAAATCATATAAAATCCATCCCCAATTCTCCATGCTCTTACAATTTATAAATAAAAACTAAGTTTCAAAGTAAGAGAAGCACTAACCAGAAATTCGATGCCCGCTACTTTTTCAAAGTAATgagagaaattgagattgaggaagaatgattctcTATTTTGGAGTGAGAAGTGATGGCTGAGGAGTGAAGACTGAGTTTGAAGGAGAGAAGCTTTTGAGTTTGACGGAGGGGACTGGCCGACTGGGGAGCTTCTGCGTTTGATCGAGGAAGAACTAAGAAAGGTTTAGGGATTTAATATTTTGGGTCTTTTGTAGAAGAACTAAATAATAAAATTGACTATTATctataactattaaaatataataaaattgagaaaaggtaaaataaaaaattataaattagTCAACTGTTGACTAGTGACTAATAAATAGTACTATTGTACTAATATATAATTGATTATTCCAGTTATAAAAAGTGAAAGaaactaaaaaagaaatattTGTGGAAAGGGGATTTCGAACCCCAGTCCTTCGTAGCAAAACGAAGGGAAACACTACTGAGACAGGCGGACCATTGCTCCAAGCAGCATTTCAATTATAAGGGGGCCAAGAAAAATATTTAAGGGGCCCCTAAAATATATACAGCTatacatacaatatatatacagGATTTTTGCCGAGGTTAACGGGTTCACATGACCCCTCAAAGCCTAGTGTAGGTCCGCCTCTGCTTCTACTACTCTAGCTATTACGTTGGATAGTAATCCAGTCTACTTAGAACTTTTTCTATTTTCCTATTGCTTCTATAATGCACTTCTTGTGCAATTAGCTTGCTAAGAATCTCACAGTTCCTCGATTTGGCTTGAAATAGTCTAGCATTCCTTTCCTGCCACACAAAATATACACAACTTGCTAATACAATCTTGAACAACTTTGTTTTTGCACTTCTGTTTCTTGTCCAGTTTTCTGCCCATTGCAATTTCTCAGACCAGCCATAGATGTTCCTGCTGATACCTTGCTAGTTGAGCATCCTTTTCCATAGCTCAACAACATGTTGACATTCAAAGAATAGATGTTGTATAGATTCATTTGCATGTGAACATAAAGGACATGTTTGATCATATTGAATACCCCACTCTAGCAATCTATCCTTTGTGTACAACCTGCCATTTGCCATCAAAGTTAATGTGAATATCCACCTAGGACATCCTGCATTGTTGCATACCAATTTCCTCCAACTTACTTTGTTAAAGTCTCCTCGCAGCTTATGGTATATGTGCTTTATAGAGCAAGTATGCATCTTCGTGAGATCTTTATAATTGTATCCTACTTTCTCAAAGTTTTCTTTGGCTTTCAATATCTTCCTCATGATCCATGATGCTTGGATTATTTGCACCTCTCATACGTGTTTGCTCTTTATGTAGTAACATTGCACTCATTGTACCCATAACATATTCTTTTCTTTGCATAGATTCCAGAATTGTTTGCTGACAGCTGCTTTTTTCCATAGACCAATATCCATTTGAAACCTCATGCTGACCTGGGTTGGCATACTTTCTCCCTAGCAAGTAAAGCTTTCTTTGAAATGTTGCTATCTCTTGTCCATAAGAAGCTTCTGCAAATTGCCTCAATCAGCTTGGTAATCTTTTTTGGTAGCATAAAAATTTGAGCCCAATAAGTTTGAATAGAGAACAAGACACTTTTGATATGTTGTAGTCGCCCCGCAAATAGCTTGGCTATCCCTCAGGATATGATTCTTCTCACTAGCTTGTCAATTAGAGGTTGACATTGTATTAGTGAGACCCTTTTAGAGCTTAAAGGTACTCCAAGATATCTTAGTGGCAGCTTCCCTCTTTGGATTCCAAGGAACTCTAGTATGTCTTTTTGAACATCTTATGATACTCCACTAGAGAAGATGTAACTTTTCTGCTTGTTAATTTCCAATCCTGATGCTTTTGAGAAGTTCAGAAAGCAGTTGTATAGCAGTTGAATTGAACCAATGTCTCCCCTGCAAAACAACAAAAGATCATCTGCAAAACCAAGTTGCATGATCTGCATCCTTGCACATTTAGGATGATAGTTGAAATCCGGGATGTGGTGCAATGCCTTCAATCTTCTTGTAAAATATTCCATTGCCAGCACAAAAAGAAATGGGGATAGTGGATCCACCTTGTCTAAGTCCTTTCCTGGCTTCAAATGGCTGAGTTGGTGAACCATTCAAGATGATAGTAACACTTTGTACACAAGTCATTATCCATTTCACAAACTGCTCTGGAAATTCTAATGCATTCAAAACCTACTCAAGAAAAGGCCATTCAAGTGAATCATATGCTTTTTGCATGTCCAGTTTTGATCATGCATCGAGGTGACACTCCTTTCCTTCCATACCCTTTTACTAACTCATGGCTTAGAATGATATTATCAATAATGACTCTTCGAGGGACAAAAGCATATTGAGTCTTATCTATTAGATCATCCATGACTCCTTGTAATCCACTGGTCAAGACCTTTGAGATGATTTTGTTAATTATGGTGCAGCATGAAATAGGTCTATACTCCTTGATGGTAGCAGGATTTCTGACGTTAGGAATTAGAGTTATTAATATGCAGTTAACTGGCTTAAATATTTGTGATGTCTGAAAGAAATCCAACACAGCTTGTGTTACCTCCTCCTCTATGATATGCCATGACTTCTTGAAAAAACCTGCATTGAGCCCATCATATCCTGGGGCCTTCAAGTCATTTATATCTTCTAGAGCTTCCCATATCTCTTGCCTTGTGACAAGCTGAATCAATTTAACTTGTTGTTCTCTTTTGagcattgtccctctttgcaTTACATTTGGATCTATTGCTGGGATTGCAGGAGCATTTGACCCTAGCAATTGTTTATAGTATCCAAGTATTTCTGCCTCTATTTCCTCCTCTATATGTATCTGCACCCCTAGATCAGTCATGAGAGCATGTATTCCATTCAAAGTGTTCTTGTTATTCATATGAGCAGAGAAATATGCAGAGTTAGTTATCTAACATTTACATGTGTTGTTTTGACATGTGTCCAGTGCATAATATAAAttgcatttttcttttaataattgtATTTTCTAGGCCAACTTGCATGCTCAACCATTCCATTAGCACGACTTATGGTTTGGGCGAATGGAACGAAATCACCGAGCGGCAATTTTGGCCCTTTTCCCTTATTTTTGTTAGCAAGTCAAAAACAGCACCTTGCATTAGCTATTTGTCGACATGTTTGGACTGGAACTTTTTCATATGGAGGCAACATGCATGTGAATTCTGTGTTATGTCaaaatctaaaaaataaaaaaacgaaaTTGGCTAGAGAGTTTCTCCAATATTCAAT contains:
- the LOC104246553 gene encoding uncharacterized protein; the protein is MRQFSSGWFKCSYSRWLEYSVKKDAAFCLCCYLFKNDYVHGSTGDSFTKTGFKAWNKASERLDLHVGKVNSLHHKCFNKMLDLSNQSQSIQVAFDKQSEKQRNEHRIRLNVSINVVRFLLYFGLSFRGHDENDSSKNKGLFLGLLVWLAKRLPEVDRVILKHAPKNDMMTSPKIQKDVVSACAQETVKAIINDLDGDYFGILVDESKDITNGPFFAGYDGASNMQGKMNGLKALILQETPSAHCIHCFAHQLQLTLVAVVKKYKEVETFFAIVANVLNVIGASFKRIDQLRDHHAKLLEQLLESGEVQSGKGLNQERELQRPNQEANDRLQAEAFLSKINSFEFVFLLHLMLKVLLMSNELSKALYKKEQDIFNAMLFLDLTKERLQQMRDEG